The following are encoded in a window of bacterium genomic DNA:
- a CDS encoding protein arginine kinase, giving the protein MDLKKFIDTPAQWLNSSGNYSNIVISTRVRLARNIEGIPFAHCAKESDLDKVIFQIKEAIKNNPYLTNVTMVELNKVNDLVKQLLMERHLISRELAESKKGVVFIGDKEIMNIMVNEEDHLRIQTFASGLDSRTTWEMINKIDDELSKYLNYAYSSNWGYLTACPTNVGTGMRTSVMIHLPALNITNQIRKILHAISQVGLAIRGLYGEGTEALGNFFQISNQVTLGRNEQEITDNTEKITNQIIGHEEKAREILMKNNRIQLEDQIMRAYATLAHARVIGSKEALELLSLVRLGVGIGLIKDISLKIINELLVISQPAHVQLFSGEILSSPARDVKRALIIQKNLTRGEERNV; this is encoded by the coding sequence ATGGATTTAAAAAAATTTATTGATACCCCGGCACAATGGTTAAATAGTAGTGGGAATTATTCTAATATTGTTATCAGTACCAGGGTAAGATTAGCCCGAAATATTGAGGGTATCCCATTTGCCCATTGTGCGAAAGAATCTGACCTTGATAAGGTTATATTCCAGATAAAAGAGGCAATTAAAAATAATCCCTATCTGACAAATGTAACAATGGTTGAATTAAACAAGGTGAATGACCTTGTTAAACAACTATTAATGGAGCGGCATTTAATTAGCCGCGAACTGGCAGAGAGTAAAAAAGGCGTCGTCTTTATTGGCGACAAAGAGATAATGAACATTATGGTTAATGAAGAAGACCATCTGCGAATACAAACCTTTGCCTCCGGGTTAGACTCAAGGACTACCTGGGAGATGATTAATAAAATAGATGATGAATTGTCTAAATACCTGAACTACGCTTATTCATCGAATTGGGGCTATTTAACTGCCTGTCCAACTAATGTTGGCACAGGGATGCGGACATCGGTGATGATACATTTGCCGGCACTGAATATTACGAATCAGATACGAAAAATTCTTCATGCCATCTCACAAGTAGGATTGGCTATTCGAGGACTTTATGGAGAGGGCACAGAGGCTCTGGGTAATTTTTTCCAGATATCCAATCAGGTAACACTTGGCAGAAATGAGCAGGAAATTACAGATAATACTGAAAAAATTACCAATCAAATCATAGGACATGAGGAAAAGGCACGGGAGATATTAATGAAAAATAACCGTATTCAATTAGAAGACCAGATTATGCGTGCTTATGCGACCTTAGCTCATGCCCGGGTTATAGGCTCAAAAGAGGCATTAGAACTATTATCATTAGTTAGATTAGGCGTGGGAATTGGATTGATAAAAGATATTTCGTTGAAGATTATCAATGAACTTCTGGTTATTTCTCAACCAGCACATGTTCAATTATTCTCAGGAGAAATTTTGAGTTCGCCAGCTCGGGATGTTAAGCGGGCACTCATAATCCAAAAAAATTTAACAAGAGGTGAAGAAAGAAATGTTTGA